The nucleotide sequence GCCGTAAATCGTGAGGCGTAAAATGCTTGAGATCTTTAAATTTATCGGCATTTTTTCTTACTGCATGATTTATTGCTTCTGATGTAATATGGTTATCGTCAATAGGCGAAGGAAATAACCACTTTGAATCATTAGAAATTAACTTTAGTTGTTGCAGTATATATAATGATAACCTTGATAAAGGTACTCGATGCACAGTACCATTTTTAGTTTTATGAGCTGGGATTGTCCACCAACCATT is from Candidatus Babeliales bacterium and encodes:
- a CDS encoding site-specific integrase is translated as NGWWTIPAHKTKNGTVHRVPLSRLSLYILQQLKLISNDSKWLFPSPIDDNHITSEAINHAVRKNADKFKDLKHFTPHDLRRTAASHMTAIGIPRLVVSKILNHSENSVTAIYDRHSYDAEKKEALDKWGNKLSEIIGDE